The Gouania willdenowi chromosome 7, fGouWil2.1, whole genome shotgun sequence genome includes a window with the following:
- the adnpb gene encoding activity-dependent neuroprotector homeobox b, producing MFQLPVNNLGSLRKARKNVKKVLGDIGLDFCKEHLDDFKEFTPPDVYMKHTSWEDVCMWEPSHTKVQDYRSKPFCCSGCLFSSKYFSAYKSHFRNVHSEDFENNILLNCPYCTYNGKKKTLEMHIKLFHMPNHNIRPGSVGMATAAGGIMKDGLLKRSENVEQAVYYCKKCTYRDPLYNVVRKHIYREHFQQVAQPYIVRPGEKSNTANGEGNTNNVSINQIHCKKCLFVPRTYEALVQHVIEDHERIGYQVTAMIGHTSVIIPRPKAVIMMPQKSPGDKTIIGMGPKGAVLANTRSAGSQQLGRVSIPSKGSFSAQSLLSGLKYDTAGLKVGNTQPFTIGGQQVRVTLPGNAQVSIPQQSHAAKQLLAGSTLRSPVMGGASSSFKSHSLGPRVQAAATTVASVTAKKGGSSAFNTSYTQKWKICTICNELFPENVYSSHFEKEHKAEKVPAVANYIMKIHNFTSKCLYCNRYLPSDTLLNHMLIHGLSCPHCRASFNDVEKMVAHMRVSHPDVKVGPRTDSPLTFDLTLQQGNPKNVQLIVTTYNMKDAPEESVAFHAQNSNNPTSSTTAGRRLMPPHPPKTAPAPSDRCSPAAQQASVPYKRDVGKTLCPLCFSILKGPISDSLAHHLRDRHQVIQTVHPVEKKLTYKCIHCLGVYTSNMTASTITLHLVHCRGVGKSQNGQDSRPPRLNQASSTAMKRASFDSSESSAPKRRRAGPPGERAHPRDLIDPFSYVESSDKPVVLALDPKGHENQSYEARKSFLSQYFNQAPYPTQREVEKLAASLWLWKSDISSHFVNKRRKCVQECETLGSSVLLGFSMHELNQVAHPLPFEQDSAYEGCSGKRRTSRQRMGVSEQALQRHRELLAERGGGGACAANTRTINSSLPPDISEPIAIDSDSDAEDRCEKTGLHGNQDPSLPEARPEPMLEAKVNSDVNDMSDDDDEDDDDDDDDEEEEGGHVENGFGPDDGSGRPRAEERNPLPIIIPKFVPSSARSGRDGSAQLGKQQV from the exons ATGTTCCAGCTTCCTGTCAATAACCTCGGGAGTTTGCGCAAAGCgaggaaaaatgtcaaaaaggtCCTGGGAGACATTGGCCTGGACTTCTGTAAGGAGCACCTGGAT GATTTCAAAGAGTTCACTCCTCCAGATGTTTACATGAAACACACGAGTTGGGAGGATGTTTGCATGTGGGAGCCTTCACATACCAAAGTGCAG GACTACAGATCCAAACCTTTCTGCTGCTCGGGTTGCCTCTTCTCCTCCAAGTACTTCTCTGCATACAAAAGCCATTTTCGTAACGTGCACAGCGAGGACTTTGagaacaacattttgctcaactGCCCTTACTGCACGtacaatggcaagaaaaagactTTGGAAATGCACATCAAACTTTTTCACATGCCCAATCACAACATACGTCCAGGTTCCGTCGGCATGGCAACAGCAGCCGGCGGGATCATGAAGGATGGGCTGCTGAAGAGAAGCGAAAACGTGGAACAGGCAGTGTACTACTGCAAGAAGTGCACGTACAGGGATCCTTTGTACAACGTGGTGCGAAAGCACATCTACAGGGAACACTTTCAGCAGGTAGCCCAGCCCTACATCGTGAGACCAGGAGAGAAGAGCAACACAGCCAACGGAGAAGGCAACACAAACAATGTTAGCATCAACCAGATTCACTGTAAGAAGTGTCTCTTTGTTCCACGCACGTACGAGGCTCTAGTTCAGCATGTCATCGAGGACCACGAAAGAATTGGATACCAGGTGACCGCCATGATAGGACACACGAGTGTGATCATCCCCCGTCCCAAAGCCGTCATCATGATGCCCCAGAAAAGCCCAGGAGACAAAACCATCATTGGAATGGGTCCCAAAGGGGCCGTCCTGGCCAACACCAGGTCTGCTGGTTCCCAGCAGCTGGGACGGGTCTCCATCCCATCCAAAGGCTCTTTCAGCGCCCAGAGTCTTCTATCGGGACTGAAATATGACACTGCAGGTTTGAAAGTTGGAAACACGCAGCCGTTCACCATTGGTGGTCAACAGGTTCGGGTAACGTTACCAGGGAACGCTCAGGTGTCCATACCTCAGCAGTCACACGCAGCAAAGCAGCTTCTAGCTGGCAGCACCCTTCGGAGCCCGGTCATGGGCGGAGCTTCCTCCTCCTTTAAATCCCACTCCCTGGGCCCACGTGTTCAGGCAGCAGCGACGACCGTTGCCTCTGTCACGGCCAAGAAAGGCGGCTCGTCGGCCTTCAATACGTCCTACACCCAGAAGTGGAAAATTTGCACCATCTGCAACGAGCTTTTCCCAGAGAACGTCTACAGCTCTCACTTTGAAAAAGAGCACAAAGCGGAGAAAGTGCCGGCTGTGGCCAATTACATCATGAAGATCCATAACTTCACCAGTAAGTGTCTGTATTGTAACCGCTACCTTCCCAGTGACACACTGTTGAACCACATGCTAATTCATGGCCTGTCCTGCCCTCATTGCCGCGCCTCCTTTAATGATGTGGAGAAGATGGTAGCCCACATGAGGGTATCGCACCCGGACGTGAAGGTTGGCCCCCGCACAGACTCTcccctgacctttgacctcacgCTGCAGCAGGGCAATCCAAAAAACGTTCAGTTGATTGTTACAACCTACAACATGAAAGACGCCCCGGAGGAATCTGTGGCCTTTCACGCTCAAAACAGCAACAACCCGACGTCCTCGACCACTGCAGGACGGAGGTTGATGCCTCCGCACCCGCCCAAAACAGCCCCCGCACCGTCGGACAGGTGCTCGCCGGCTGCTCAACAGGCATCCGTGCCCTACAAGAGGGACGTGGGCAAGACGCTGTGTCCGCTCTGCTTCTCCATCCTCAAAGGCCCCATCTCGGATTCCCTCGCACACCATCTGAGGGACCGGCACCAGGTGATCCAGACCGTACACCCCGTGGAGAAGAAGCTCACCTACAAGTGCATCCATTGTTTGGGAGTTTACACGAGCAACATGACCGCCTCCACCATCACACTGCACCTGGTGCACTGTCGAGGCGTGGGCAAGTCCCAGAATGGCCAGGACAGCCGGCCCCCACGCCTCAACCAGGCGTCCAGCACGGCCATGAAACGGGCCAGCTTTGACAGCTCCGAATCGAGCGCTCCCAAACGGAGAAGGGCCGGCCCCCCCGGAGAGAGGGCCCACCCTCGGGACCTCATCGATCCTTTTTCATATGTAGAAAGCTCAGATAAACCTGTAGTTCTCGCTCTGGACCCAAAAGGACATGAGAACCAATCGTATGAAGCCAGGAAGTCCTTTCTATCGCAGTATTTCAATCAAGCTCCGTATCCAACACAGCGGGAGGTGGAAAAGCTGGCCGCCAGCCTGTGGCTGTGGAAGTCCGACATCTCCAGCCATTTTGTCAATAAGCGGAGGAAGTGTGTGCAGGAGTGCGAGACCCTAGGCTCCAGTGTGCTGCTTGGCTTCAGCATGCATGAACTCAACCAGGTGGCTCACCCGCTGCCCTTCGAACAGGACTCAGCGTACGAAGGCTGTAGTGGGAAGAGGCGCACGTCGAGGCAGCGAATGGGGGTGTCAGAGCAGGCACTGCAGAGGCACAGGGAGTTGTTAGCTGAACGAGGGGGGGGAGGAGCCTGTGCCGCCAATACCAGGACAATCAATAGCAGCCTACCTCCTGACATCTCTGAGCCAATCGCCATCGACTCCGACAGCGATGCTGAAGATCGCTGTGAAAAAACAGGTCTCCATGGCAACCAAGACCCTTCATTACCTGAGGCCAGACCAGAGCCAATGCTAGAGGCCAAAGTAAATTCAGATGTTAATGATAtgtctgatgatgatgacgaggatgacgacgacgacgatgatgatgaagaagaagaaggtggaCATGTGGAAAATGGGTTTGGACCTGATGACGGGTCGGGGAGACCTCGGGCTGAAGAGAGAAACCCTCTCCCCATAATTATCCCAAAGTTTGTTCCATCATCAGCCAGAAGTGGCAGAGACGGCAGCGCCCAGCTGGGCAAACAACAGGTGTGA